The following nucleotide sequence is from Cucumis melo cultivar AY chromosome 1, USDA_Cmelo_AY_1.0, whole genome shotgun sequence.
GCTTATTAAGAAAAGAGGAAACAGTCAATCGCTATTTTTTTTCACATTGGATTGATGGCAGCATATAAGGTTTGTGGTTGCGTATTGTTTTCACAAATGAACAAATTAGAATTATCAACCAGATTGCATGCATTGCCCTACAAAAATCTGCCTCTATTCCCTTAGCAATACCCTCAAACACTAAAGCTTGAACAGTTGTCCCATGGTCGCCAAGCTTTCTCCTCTAGGCTTTCCCTTGAAGGTCATTAAATAAACCATGCCAGCTGCAGGTGAAACATTCACTTCACTGATTCTACAATCTCAAAGTTGTTTCCCTAACcaccagaaaaaaaaattatataaaaaagcATCTCAATAAACCAGTTCAGATCAAAGTTGCTAAAGTAAACGATCCAACCACACCAAGTCAAGTTGCATTTATCCACATACCATATATGTCTCTCCTAACATCAATTAATACAACAAGATCAGTAATCTGATCTTAAATTCAAATACAAGAAGTGTCTACTTAAATACAAGAGTAAAAAAATATGCATTGTACACCAAGAACAAGGAACAATCAGACCTGAAACTACGAACACTTCGTGAGTGGAATGCATGGACGACAAACATGTGATGGACGCACCTAATGGTAAATGGGAAGTTGTAATGCAAGTTGGGAATAGATTATGATTTTTTGAAATGATATCACACTCCCCAACATTTTCATGGTGTGAAATTAACAAGTGAAAACAAGAtttcaaataaaaatgattAGAATGTAGACATACTGAAAGCCTAACAGAAGACATGAAATAGAGGAAATAGAAATCAACCATAGCTTAATTTTCTCCAAGTTATATAATCTCGATCGTTCCTTGGCATGGTTTCATTTATATACATTGGAAAAAGCATAACCAAATTAGTTAAACTAAAAATGTAACCTTAGTTCTTTACCAAGTACACATTAGGACAAGCATACAAAAACTTGGTTGTGTTTGTGATGAATGGCTATACAAACAACTATCATCTTCAGTAAAAGATTACCCGATCAAAATTAAATCATAACCAAAAACTTACGGTAAGCCAAATGAATAAACAACCATAAACTCAAAAATCTCTACAAACTGGGTTATGGCATTTCTCAAGATTTGTTATTCTGATTTTGTTATATGATCTTGTGATATAACTAAACTGCTACCAATTGGGATGCTTTCTCTGATGTATAAAAAGTTGCTATAAAACTAGGCTACATACTATCTCATTTGGTTAAACACTCCCAACTTATTCACCAAATGGAAGCTAAAGTTCAATGAGAACAACTCTCAacctattttgttttttctttatggCTTAGTCTACTCCAATAGGAgtgatattaaataaataagtcaACGCCTTGTGAAGATGTACTCCCGAAGGCTATAACAGGATCAAATGtgccaattcacccaaaagtttaagctggtggttgaaggcaaatttaattatatatcaccaacACTCCCCTCACTTGAGGGTTTCAAATGTTTAAAAAGCCCAATaagtggaaatcaatttttGTTGAAAAGGCTTGAACACATGACCTTCCGGACcacctgctctgataccatattaaactCTCAATTCACTACTCAAAAGCTTAAGCtggtggttgaaggcaaatttaattatatatcaccaacAGTTATAACAGGATAAACAACAAAGTAGACAAAGTGAAGTAGCAATAACACACTGCACTTGATAATCCAATTTCGTGTAATACATTTGAGGTTGCACCCAATATAATTGAAAAGATAAGTTCACTAGAGTATGAATGAATTACATCTTTTGATAGACATCTTAAGATACAATAAGATAACTCCAAAAGGTCACTTAGACTCCTCCTAGGTAGTTGATACTTGATTGATTGTTCTTGCAAAAACTAGACTTCCCTTGAATTATTGTTTAACTCCATCAAATATATAAGCTCATTAGGCAACTTCTCAATCAATGTTGAACAATATGTAAATAGCAAACAATCATCATGAACCACAATAACAACGCACAAACTTTGTTCATGAACTTCAAGAACATATAGTTTCAACTCACTTGCCagatcaatttttttctttcttttcattacAACCCAAATGAAAAACACGTGACCAATAAAAATAACCAACTAAATAAGGAAAGACAATCAACTGACCATTAAAACTACCCATCACCTTATGACCGAAACAACAAgaaattttttaacaaaataacaaaTACAATAAAAGATGTTTACGGTCAACTAAAACATTAACAAACTCCCCGTAATTTGGTTGATACAAAATTTCATTTATGACCAAGCACATACATAACAAATAGCCAACAATCCCCCGGAACCAAAGACACAACAAACTCCCcattttatctattttctaaAGAGTACTTTGTGTTTCTTTTTATTGatattgaatttttttctttttctaaaattgatATTTAAAATCCATTCAAAATCACTAAATGAAATTATTCCTTCCTACCATCATTTATTAAATTAGGAGAATTCGTTCAACATGATATGAAAATTAAACTTTAACAGCAAGAAGTGTATACTAAATTAGGAGAAATGAGAATAGTAAGTGTGTGATGTCATCATCTACCACTTATTATTTCTATACTAATTACcacaaataattattaatatagTGATGGAATTGTAGTAGGCCAACCGGCCAACGAACATTATAAAGTCTTCATCTTTATATCTTGCAATTACCCAAACAAACTCACATCACAATCTTCTTCATTATAACAATCCCTCATCCCTTACCAAACTCTTCACTACCCCTTCTTCCAAAACCTTTCACTATGGCTGAAGCTATTCTCTACAACTTTACTGCAGACATCATATTCACATTGGGCTCTTCCGCACTCCAAGAGATTGGATCCCTATGGCGTGTCAATTCTGAACTTCACAAACTCAAACACTCTCTTTCTGCAATTCAAGCCGTGCTTCACGATGCAGAGGAGCAACAATCCAAGAACAATCAAGTCAAAGATTGGGTTTTAAAGCTTCAAGATGTTTTGTACGAGATTGATGACTTGATCGACGAGTCCTCTTACCAAACCTTGAGAAGGCAAGTTCTGGCCAAACACCGTAGATACAGAAAACAAGTACGTATCCTCTTCTCCAAATTTAAATCTAATTGGAAAATAGGCCACAAAATCAAGGAAATTAGGCAGAGGCTGCAAGCTATTAATGAAGATAAAAATCAATTTAGCTTTCGTAAGCATGTGATAGAGAGAAGAGATGATGATGAAGGGTTGAGAAAGAGACGGGAGACTCACTCTTTTATACTTGAAGACGAAGTGATTGGTAGGAATGATGACAAGGAAGCAGTCATAGATCTTCTACTAAATTCCAACACCAAAGAGGATATTGCAATAGTTTCCATTGTTGGAATGGGAGGATTGGGAAAGACTGCCCTTGCTCGATCTATTTATAACCATAAGAGGATAATGACTCGATTTTCGTTGAAACTATGGGTGTGTGTTTCTGACGCATTTGATCTCGAAATTATTGTCCAAAAGATAATAGAGTCTGCAACCGGGAAGAAGTCTGGATACCTTCAAATAGATTCATTACAATGTGAGCTTAGAAAGCACATTGATGGAAATAAATATTTGTTTGTCATGGATGATGTGTGGAATGAGAAAAAAGAGGAATGGTTGCATCTAAAAGAATTGCTTATGGCCGGTGCAAAGGGTAGTAGGATTTTGATCACAACACGCAGTGAACAAGTTGCTAAAACTTTTGACTCTACTtttgttcatccattacaaATTTTGGATGCATCTAATTCTTGGTTGTTGTTTCAAAAGATGACAGGTTTGGAAGAACTTTCAAATAATCAAGAGGCTGAGATTGATCAAACGAATTTAAACTTGATCCAAATTGGCAAGGAGATTTTATCAAGGTTAAAAGGTGTTCCGCTCGTAATAAGAACTATTGGAGGActtttaaaagataataaatcaGAAAGATTTTGGTTGTCTTTCAAGGATAAGGAACTTTATCAAGTTTTGAGACAAGGACAAGACGCtctaaaagaaatgaaatatatTCTTGAGCTTAGCTATAAATATCTTCCTGCTAACTTGAAGCAATGTTTCTTATATTGTGCTTTGTTTCCCAAAGATTTTGAAGTTCCAAAGATTTCACTTATACTATTATGGAGGTCACAAGGTTATATTCAACCAAATGGCAATAAGGACAATAACCTCGTTGATATCGGTGATGGTTACTTCATGGAGTTATTATCAAGGTCATTTTTTCAAGACGTTAAAAAAGATGATTCTGGAGACATAGTAGCATGTAAGATGCATGATATGATGCATGATCTTGCTTGTTCGTTAACAAATAATGAATGTGTGCATGGACTGAAGGGGAATATCATCAACAAAAGAACTCGTCACTTTGTTTTGGAAGACAAAGATTATCATGAAGATCAACTTATGAGACCATTATCTAAGGCAACACATTTGAGGACATTATTTtatagaaaagaagaagatgtaatTGGTTCACAATGGAACTTTGAAGAAACCTTCCGTAGTATTTTCCGATTTCGAACGGTGCACTTAGAAGGGTATGATCAAAACCCAAAAGCAAAAGCTTTGGAGTTTATCGgtaaatttaaacatttgagATTTTTGAGTATTACTTA
It contains:
- the LOC103499944 gene encoding putative disease resistance RPP13-like protein 1 — translated: MAEAILYNFTADIIFTLGSSALQEIGSLWRVNSELHKLKHSLSAIQAVLHDAEEQQSKNNQVKDWVLKLQDVLYEIDDLIDESSYQTLRRQVLAKHRRYRKQVRILFSKFKSNWKIGHKIKEIRQRLQAINEDKNQFSFRKHVIERRDDDEGLRKRRETHSFILEDEVIGRNDDKEAVIDLLLNSNTKEDIAIVSIVGMGGLGKTALARSIYNHKRIMTRFSLKLWVCVSDAFDLEIIVQKIIESATGKKSGYLQIDSLQCELRKHIDGNKYLFVMDDVWNEKKEEWLHLKELLMAGAKGSRILITTRSEQVAKTFDSTFVHPLQILDASNSWLLFQKMTGLEELSNNQEAEIDQTNLNLIQIGKEILSRLKGVPLVIRTIGGLLKDNKSERFWLSFKDKELYQVLRQGQDALKEMKYILELSYKYLPANLKQCFLYCALFPKDFEVPKISLILLWRSQGYIQPNGNKDNNLVDIGDGYFMELLSRSFFQDVKKDDSGDIVACKMHDMMHDLACSLTNNECVHGLKGNIINKRTRHFVLEDKDYHEDQLMRPLSKATHLRTLFYRKEEDVIGSQWNFEETFRSIFRFRTVHLEGYDQNPKAKALEFIGKFKHLRFLSITYSNIPYLPDSITKLYYLETFFFQCSHNLENLPNDVGNLINLKHLDLSHNSTLEFLPDSITELCKLEALILKGCEKLKRLPKNIKNCNNLRQLDLSHNERIEFLPDSITQLINLETLILSWCINLKELPEDTKRLINLKQLYLEICTALTHMPKGLGELTNLQTLNTFVLGNNKGGELKELDGLTKLRGKLSIEHLEFCTNIVDHKMKGKFLQLKSGLQELKLHWEKHTIGELEDVIYESVLDCLQPHSNLQKIYIDGYGGVNLCNWVVSPKFLGCLVTMRLCNCERLRHLPKFDQFPNLKHLYLIDLPNIEYIIANNDDSVSSSTNFPSLENLIILNMPKLVSWCKGTTSTKSSITKSSIIIFPYHYMISLQSLLLKNCQNLKSLPEWIGNLTSLTSLYISFCKKLTMLPEGIRHTHNLKYLAIYDCPMLRERCKKHTGEDWPKISHIPNIFL